In the genome of Larus michahellis chromosome 26, bLarMic1.1, whole genome shotgun sequence, the window gacacacacagggacatggggggggcacagagagaggatgccggggggggggacagagagaggggacactgcggcggggggggacacagagaggggagaagaggctCCTGCAGGACAGAGCCCCCCTGGAGCCATGCCCTCGCCCAGCCCGGGGACaggccaccccccccagcccccagcagcgcccgggggggtccctcatcccctgtgccccccctcattgccccccccgccccttaccCTTCATCCAGGCCAGGCCGTAGGGCTGGCGGCAGGAGGGCCGCAGGCAGTGGGAGGTGTAGAAGGTGCCATGAGCCTCCACCAGCAGCTCGGGGTCCAGCCCCGCCACCCGCTCCAGCGTGTCGATGTtctgggggaagggggcgggggggggggggggggtcagcaccccccaaaaccctgacaccccccataaacccccccccaACAAACCCCGGGGGGGCCCTACCTGGGTGTAGCAGCGCAGCAGCAgccccttctcctgcagcaggcgtATGAAGTAGTGACACactgtgggctggggggggggacacacacagttAAAGGAAGGTCGGACTTGGGGGGCAACCCCggagggggctttttttttttggcgggggggggggggggggggaggggatgttTTACCTTGAACTGCCCCGGGTAGAGCTCGCGGGCCAAGGCGAAGAACGGCTCAGGGTTTTGCTGCGGGGAAAGCGGGGGCtctcagggggtgggggggctcggGGCCTCTCCGTGAGaactgggacccccccagaatggcaatttgggggggggggggggggggcagttacCTTGAAGAAGCTGATCTCGAAAATGGCCTCGGGGTAGGGCAGGTCATAGCTCTGTAGGTTGGCGTAGAGGCCGGTGCCGGGCGAGCGGAAATCGGGGATCCCCGCGGCtgcggggggggcacggggggggggggtgtgtgtcttcAGGTGTgttccgtgtgtcccccccctccccggttaccggcaccccccagtgccctccctcCCGCTACCGATAACCCCCCCCCGAAGCGTACTCACAGGTGGAGATGCCGGCACCCACCATGCACACCACGTTCTTACCTAGGGGGGGGATCGGGGAGTGAGGGGGGGCACCTCAAACCCCCTCCGGCTCCCGTTAACCCCCCACTCCCGTtaatcccccctcccctcccgttaacaccccccctctccccattAACCCCCCCGCTGTTAACCCCTTCCCCTGTTATTTCCATCATCCGTGTTATTTCCCACACTCCCTGTTacctcccccgccctccccgttATCCCCCGCCTCCGTTAACCCCCCATtaacccccctcccctcccactaCCCCCCGTTAACCGGCCcggtaaccccccccccccctccccgtacATCTCTCGCTGCGCAGGAACCGGCTCACTCCCTCCAGCGTCAGCTCGTCCAGCACCTTCTCCGGTttctctcccccagccccagcgtcCGCGACAGGAGGCTCCGCAGCAGCTCCACTGCACCGGAGaaggggggacgggacacggtcAGGCACTGGGACCACCCACCCCGACAGCCCGGTAACGGGACCCCCCGCCCGGTAACGGCCCcccacacgcacacaaacacctACTTTCAGGGTCGCACGAAGCACCGAGCTCGGTGTCGGAGACCTGCAGGAAACCGGAGCGGGGAGGAGAAGGATCAGCGGGTGACGGCGGCCGGCTCCCACCCCCGGTGCGGCCTAGTCACCGGTACCGGGAGGGGACGCGCACCGGCGGGCACTCACCGGCGACTCCTCGTCCCGCTCGGCCTCGTCGCCGCGGTCACCGGGAGCTGCGGGAGAAGCCGGGAGGGGGGAATCagcggcggcagccccgggggATCCCGCCGCCCCCCGTTaccgtccccgccgccccccgttACCGTCCGGCTCCGCCATGGGCGCCGGCCGCTGCCCAGGCCACacctcccggcgtgccccgcggcCGGCGCTGATTGGCTGCCAGCTCCGCCACgcctcccggcgtgccccgcgggGCGGCGCTGATTGATTGGCCGAGAGCGCCGCGCCTCCCGGCACACACAGCGCAGCCGTCCCGCACCGCCGCGGCCACACCTCCCGGCGCACCCCGCGGGGGGCGGTGCCGATTGGCCGCTTCCCCGGCGTGCCCCGGAAGTAGTGAGAGGACTACGGGTCCCGGCAGGCCCCTCGCGGCCGCCATCGCCGGGCCCGGCGGGGATTTCCCGGGACGGCGGCGGCCGTGGCGGCCCCAATGGCGGCGCGGGCCTGAAGCGCGGCCCAGCCCGGGCATGGCGgccgcggaggcggcggcggcggcgccgtcCCCCGGTGAGGCGAAGCGGCCGGAGGGCGATGAGTGGTGCGACAGCGGCCTGGGCTCGCTAGGCGAGGGGCAGCTGGGCCCGCtgcccgccagccccgggcccgccagccccggcccggccctgggGCCCGTCACGGCGGCTGTAGGCGCCGTTCGCCTGGCTGAGTCCCCCgaggaggagcgggaggaggtggcggcggccGTGGACCCCGCGGCCTGGCTGCGGCACGTCCTGGGCTTCCTCACCGAGGACGGCGACACGTGAGTGGGGGGGCGGGCACGGGATACCCCCTCCGGGGGGTGGGGAACGACTCCCGTGTcctgcgggcggggggggcgaggggggaaaCTCCGCGGGGGGTTGTCCGGCGGTGGGGGGCGCTGACAGTGTGTGTCGCCTTGTccctttttaccccccccccttgtccctttttacccccccccccttgtcccctttttacccccccccgccccctttttaccccccccctcgccccctttttacccccccctccctcgccccctttttacccccccctccctcgccccctttttaccccccccgccccctttttaccaccccccctccctcgcccctttttaccccccctccctcgccccctttttaccccccctccctcgccccctttttaccccccctccctcgccccctttttaccccccccgccccctttttaCCCCCCCTGCCTCACCCCCTTTTTACCCCCCCGTGTCTTATTACCCCTCTCTGTGTCCCCTTCTGCACCCCCCGTGTCCCTTCCTTACCCCGCACAGGACCCCAGGGAGGGGCAGCCCCTgcggggggagttgggggggcggcgggaccccccccccctccccgtaaCGCTCtgttccaccccccccccaccccagggccttgcacttggccgtGATCCACGAGCACGAGCCGTTCCTGGACTCCATCCTGCAGTACACGGCCGGCACCGAGTACCTGGACCTGCAGAACGACCTGGGGCAGgtaaactgggggggggggggatgacacacggggcgggggggggggggctgggggtctccccGCACCCCCGCTgaggggtccctgtccccacagacgGCCCTGCACATCGCCGTCATCCTGGGGCTGTCGGGCTTCGTGCGGAAGCTGcgcgcggcgggcgcggggctggggctgcaggagcgggGGGGGCACACGGCGCTGCACCTCGCCTGCCGGGAGGGGCGACGGGGGTGCGCCCGCCACCTCCTgggcacccccccggccccccgccacCCGGAGGAGCGTGCCCAGCTCGACAGCGTCAACTACGACGGTgaggggggagctgtggggggggagccgtgggggggggacgacgacgacacTCACTGCGACAAAGGGGGGACACGGCAGAGGGTGGGGGGACGTGGCATGAGAGAGGGCGGGGGATGCcgtgacatggggggggacaccgcggggacatgggggagggcggggggagcaCCGTGGTTGTGGGGGGGGGAACGACGCTGTGGAGCTGAGAGGGGGGAGGcatggcaggggagggggacacacacgttGTGGCGTGGGGGGGGATGTGTctgggcacggggtggggggaacgCACTGTGGCGTGGGGGGGATGTGTccaggctttggggggggggggacacactgtggtatcggggggacacacacacacacacgctgtgGCATGTGAGGGATATGCTGGGCTTGCGGGGGGGGGCCATGGCGGAGAGGGAGGGGACATGGCGGAGGGTGGGGGgacgccgtggggctgggggcggggggaacgccccacagtgaccccccccaccccgctgtcGCCATCAGGTTACACCCCCCTGCACATCGCCGTCCTGCGCAAAGACCTGgagctggtggagctgctgcTCAGCGCCGGCGCCGACCTCAACAAACCGGTGAGtgccaccgcggggggggggacggacgacgaCACAGGGGGGTCCCCCGCACCCCttgacctccccccccccccccccacatcgtGTGTGTCGTCCCACCCCCCGCAGGAGCCCAGCTGCGGCCGCAGCCCCCTGCACCTGGCGGTGGAGGCGCAGAGCCCCGAGGTGGCGGAGGCTTTGCTGCGGGCGGGGGCCGACCCGGCCGCCCGCATGTACGTGGGGTACACCCCCCTCTACAGCGCCCGCCACCGCCCCgacccccgcctgccccccctcCTGCGCCGCTTCGGGGCCCCCGACGCCCCCCCCGGCCACGAGGACGAGGACGACGACAGCCCCGACGAGAGCCCGGCTGACGACAGCGACGTGAGTGTGTGTCCTGTGTTGTcgtcccccaccccaaaaaccccctttTATGCCCCGCTCCCGGTAGCGCCCCCCAGAATTaagggggggggcaggtggggggaccCTCGCCTGGCTCCCAAAATTGCCTGGCAGCCCCCCCCAATTCTGAAATTGAGGAGGGTTCGCCCGGTTcttgcagccccccccccccccccccccccaaaattgaGGGGACTCACCCTGCTCCCCAGATCGAGGGGGGCTcaccccgctccccgcagccccccaaaATTGAGGGGGGGGGCTTTGTCCCACTCCCAAAATtgaagggtggggggggtggggaagggctcACCCCGCTCCCAGCAGCCCCCTAAAACTGAGGGGGGGCTCACCCCACTCCTGGAAgcgcaacccccccccccccccccccccccgaaatttAGGGGGCGCTCATCCCTCCTCTTGAACCCCTCCCCAAAAAatcgaggggggggggggcggggcttgctccactcctgccagccccccccccacccccaaaattcTGTGTGtctgttccccccccccacccccccaggagGAATACGACGACATCGTCATCAACAGCGGGCGCTGCCTGGACTGACGGggcccctgccgcccccccccttcccgcccccacgTCTCCCCCTATTTATCCGGGGGCTCCCGCTGCCGTTGGCTGGACTTTGGGAGAGCCCCTgcttccccccaccttcccccccccagccaaaaaaccctctccccccgccccctccccccccccccccccccccccccccccgagctcccGGTCGTAGCGTAGAGAATTTCTATGGGTTGTTGTAAAATAAAGCGGCGTTGGGCCACGGCgcagccccccctcctcctcctcttcctcccagagccggggggtgggggggggtgggggggcggtcacccgcccccccccaggtccctctgtccccataaccccccccctgcccccgccctggcatcccagtgtcccccagtgcctcccagtttctCCCCTGGGTGCTGCGCTGATGCGGGCTGTGACGGggtgcgcacacgcgtgtgcgagaGCGCGCACGGAGCCCGCACACACGCGTGTGTGAGCGCGCACGGAGCCCATGCGTGTGCGAGAGCACGCACAgagcacacgcgtgtgtgtggaAGCGCACAgagcgcacacgcgtgtgcgggaCCCGGTGCACAGAGAACACGCGTGTGTAAaccgcacacgcgtgtgcgagaGCATAAGGGGAGCGCGCGTGCGCCCGCGGGCTGCGGCCCTTGGCGTTTAAAGGCGGCGTTTATTGTAGGGGGGCTCGTTAACGCGGGGGCTCGTTAACGGGTGTTCTCAGACGCGCGTCCCGTGTCCGTGTGTCCCGTGTCCGTGTGTCCCGTGTCCGTGTGTCCCGTGTCCGTGCCCCCGTCCTCGGGGACATCCATCTTCCTTCCTCCGCCGCCGAGGTGTCCCCATCTCCCGGTGCTCccgtgggggacacaggggggccACCTTGGGGTGTCCCCGCAGGCTCGTGGCGCgtcacggggtggggggggccaccggcgtgtccccatcccccggctcaggccacctcctgcccccccccgggctggtTGGGGCCGATGTAGCGcagcagcggggccggcggccgggccAGCACCTCCTGGCCCACGAGGGGCTGCAGGACGGGGGGGACGCGGACACGGCcatcctggggcgggggggggaaagggcagggTGAACCCcttgccccccagcaccctgggatgCCCCCCAatatccctcccccccccccccggcacccaccggcaGCTGGTTGCACTCCAGCAGAGCGATGAGCATGCGGGAGACGGCGCAGGCGGTGCCGTTCACCtggtggggggacggggaggggggggttagtggggggcggaggggctcggggaccccccctggggtggtggggggggaccctctcgccccccgccccagcacccaCCGTGTGCGCGTGGCGCAGGCGCCCGCCCCCGTCGCTGTACATGATGTTCAGGCGCCGGCTCTGGTAGTCGGTGCAGTTGGAGGCGCTGgagatcttggggggggggggggggggggacaaaaagGGAGTTCGTAGGcatttggggacccccccacccccggcatccactccagggacccccccctccaCAACAGGGGGAGTTCCCCCTCCAGTTCCTCAGCAGACCCCaaactggggggggagggtgtgtgatCCCTTCCCTGGGTCGTTTGCCCCCTCCCTTGGgattccacccccctccccagggcattTACCCCCCCCCAACTGGAggatttgccccccccccccccccgccccccaactgGGGCAtttgcccccctccccaggagatCTGCCCCCATCCCCTGGCATTATTCTCCCTTCCCTGGGGGAATTTCCCCCCCCTCCTGGGGCatttgcccccccccgccctccctggGAGATTTGCTGCCACCTTGGGGGgtatttgcccccccccccccggtagatttacccccctccccagggcattTGCTCCCCCTCCTCGGGAGATTTGCCCCATCCTTGCGACATTTACCCCCTCCCTGGGGCGTTTGTCCCCCTCCCCCAGGAggtttctcccctccccaggcaatttgccccccccccaggtgatgtgccccccccccgcccccgccattGCCCTCACCTCCCCGTATTTGCCCCGGCCGGGCATCCAGGCTTCCACGTCGAACTTGCGGTACGCGGGGAGCCCCAGCTCCTGCGTGGGCATGTCCAGGACGCTGCGGGGAGCGggattgcgggggggggggggggctgtgtcaccacggggaggggacaccccccggggctggggggggggacacgacacacactgggaggccccccccccccccccccgccaatacTGACCGGTAATGCAGCCCCAGCGCTGAGAATATTTCCTTCTGCAGGGCCAGGaactcccccagcagctcctcgcTCTCCgtgccccgctccgccgccgtcACCCCGAACATCTCCACCTGCGGGGACAggcttgtgtgtcccccccccccatcctgtgtccgtcgtcccccccccctccatcctgtgtgtcccccccaccccccgccccggcccagtTGCCCCAGTACCTTGGTGAACTGGTGGACGCGGTAGAGCCCCCAGGGCTCCCGCCCCGTGTCGGTCTCGGGCCGGTAGCAGGTGCTGCAGCTGACGACCCTTGCGGGGGGtttagggggggggggtgtggtaaAAAGGGGTGAGGACCCCCCCGGATGCCCGGGTCCCCCCtgctggggggtccccaaggAGCCTCcgtcccctcctcttcccccacagAGCCTTCCTCGCCCCAGggaccctcctcttccccccccaaaGCCTTCCTCATCCCTGGggccctcctcttcccccccaaaGCCTTCCTCATCCCTGggaccctcctcttcccccccaaaGCCTTCCTCATCCCTGGGACCCTCCTCTTCTTCACTCTAGGGGCCTTCCTCACCCCAGGACCCTCCTCttcccgcgccccccccgccccaagcctTCCTCGGCCCCCCATTACCTGATGGGCAGATCCTGCAGCCGCACGGCATGGTCCATGAAGTACcctggggcacagggatgggctggggggggggggggggcgcacagCGGGGCTCCTggagccccctcccgcccccctcgATTGCCCaggccccgtttccccccccgTTTGGCCCCGTTGCCCCTCACCTGCGATGCCCACCTCCGCGGTGCCGGCCAGGCACAGGTCCTCGAAGCGCGAGGGGTCGATGTTGTAGACGGGCGAGGGGGTGGCGTTGGGCTGCATCCCGCAGccctcctgccgggggggggggggggggggggcg includes:
- the SIRT2 gene encoding LOW QUALITY PROTEIN: NAD-dependent protein deacetylase sirtuin-2 (The sequence of the model RefSeq protein was modified relative to this genomic sequence to represent the inferred CDS: inserted 1 base in 1 codon; deleted 2 bases in 1 codon), producing the protein MAEPDAPGDRGDEAERDEESPVSDTELGASCDPEMELLRSLLSRTLGLGERNEKVLDELTLEGVSRFLRSERCKNVVCMVGAGISTSAGIPDFRSPGTGLYANLQSYDLPYPEAIFEISFFKQNPEPFFALARELYPGQFKPTVCHYFIRLLQEKGLLLRCYTQNIDTLERVAGLDPELLVEAHGTFYTSHCLRPSCRQPYGLAWMKERIFSSLVPKCEKCQSVVKPDIVFFGENLPSRFYTLMKSDFQKVDLLLIMGTSLQVQPFASLVGRVPTNTPRLLINKEKTGQSDPFMSLMGFGCGMDFDSDKAYRDVAWLGECDAGCLALAELLGWKKELEXLVRREHAAIEAKAAGGARARPGGALGRARGSEAESRAGKEESRGAGRDPPP
- the NFKBIB gene encoding NF-kappa-B inhibitor beta, with product MAAAEAAAAAPSPGEAKRPEGDEWCDSGLGSLGEGQLGPLPASPGPASPGPALGPVTAAVGAVRLAESPEEEREEVAAAVDPAAWLRHVLGFLTEDGDTALHLAVIHEHEPFLDSILQYTAGTEYLDLQNDLGQTALHIAVILGLSGFVRKLRAAGAGLGLQERGGHTALHLACREGRRGCARHLLGTPPAPRHPEERAQLDSVNYDGYTPLHIAVLRKDLELVELLLSAGADLNKPEPSCGRSPLHLAVEAQSPEVAEALLRAGADPAARMYVGYTPLYSARHRPDPRLPPLLRRFGAPDAPPGHEDEDDDSPDESPADDSDEEYDDIVINSGRCLD
- the SARS2 gene encoding serine--tRNA ligase, mitochondrial isoform X1, whose translation is MAAPRALSAARRAARRGGWRAAGGGTGTGPGPAACPGRSRLYEHVREGRSARPRLDVAALSEAELERRRGPLRGGDLRQIVQTWTRLGEVRATIARLEAEKGQVAQGVRTLLAAHNKETAEALPAYAALRARGRRIREELQALLAEEAELDERFYLKALQLPNRTHPEAPVGDESQARVLEVVGEKPAFDFKPKGHLELGEGLDIIRQRRLSHISGHRSYYLCGAGALLQHALVRFTMAKLLPKGFLPMTVPDLLRGAVFEGCGMQPNATPSPVYNIDPSRFEDLCLAGTAEVGIAGSAHQGRQLQHLLPARDRHGAGALGALPRPPVHQGGDVRGDGGGAGHGERGAAGGVPGPAEGNILSAGAALPRPGHAHAGAGAPRVPQVRRGSLDARPGQIRGDLQRLQLHRLPEPAPEHHVQRRGRAPAPRAHGERHRLRRLPHAHRSAGVQPAAGWPCPRPPRPAAPRGPGGAGPAAGPAAALHRPQPARGGAGGGLSRGMGTRRWPPPPRDAPRACGDTPRWPPCVPHGSTGRWGHLGGGGRKMDVPEDGGTDTGHTDTGHTDTGHTDTGRASENTR